The Thalassotalea sp. HSM 43 genome window below encodes:
- the ptsP gene encoding phosphoenolpyruvate--protein phosphotransferase — MLTTLRRIVLAFTQEPELNKALGNMVADVKQALKTDCCSIYLADYQQQHFLLMASDGLAQASLGHTSIGFSEGLVGLVGQREEPINIANAQFHPRFKHAPEVKEEDLNAFMGTPIIHQRKVLGIISVQQRQSRQFNENEEAFLVTLAAQLAVVIANIESKEILSRSKHQQNRQFIQGVPASPGLAIGNLYVSYPKAQLSGISLRKSDNKEQQLSLFYGAVRQTRDDLMNMSERMQGAIPEDTLDIFEMYRHMLESASLGEEITEKIAQGWSAESALKLVIEQYVVQFEAVDDAYIRERATDIKDLGNRVLYHLQQETSSRVHFPEQMILVAEEVTVSLLAEYQDKSLKAIVSLQGSTSSHAVILARALGFPAIVAVGNIPLSLFSDKQAVIDGYSGEIYLSPDEAILNEYCHLVKEEQELQQIVAQVVNLPAVTQDGRSIELLLNAGLSTEFNESMKNGAVGIGLYRTEIPFMERNCFPSEQEQICWYKTVLESFQRQPVVMRTLDIGGDKALSYFPIKEDNPFLGWRGIRVTLDHPEIFLVQVRAMLAANIGQGNLEIMLPMVSSLNEVDDAIRLINQAYYEISNETTQTVAKPKIGIMIEVPSVIFQLKELAEKVDFFSVGSNDLTQYLLAVDRNNARVSVLYDTYHPAVLRALNHIAEQAQLSLIELSLCGELASDPGGALLLMAMGYDKLSMSSHNIPKIKWVIRNVSYEQSQQILTQCLMYNTSDEVHNYLNDQLELLGLGGFVRAGK, encoded by the coding sequence ATGTTAACCACACTGCGTCGCATTGTTTTGGCTTTTACCCAGGAACCCGAGTTAAATAAAGCTCTGGGCAATATGGTAGCCGATGTCAAGCAGGCGCTAAAAACCGACTGTTGCTCCATCTACCTTGCCGATTATCAACAACAACATTTTCTGTTAATGGCATCCGATGGTTTGGCGCAAGCGTCACTGGGGCACACCTCTATAGGGTTTTCTGAGGGGCTTGTCGGTTTAGTCGGGCAACGTGAGGAACCTATTAATATTGCCAACGCGCAATTTCACCCTCGCTTTAAGCATGCGCCTGAAGTTAAAGAAGAAGATTTAAATGCGTTTATGGGGACGCCGATAATTCACCAACGCAAAGTGTTAGGTATTATTTCCGTTCAGCAACGTCAATCACGACAATTTAACGAAAATGAAGAAGCGTTTTTAGTGACGCTCGCTGCACAACTTGCCGTTGTTATCGCCAACATCGAAAGCAAAGAAATACTCAGCCGAAGTAAACATCAGCAAAATCGCCAATTTATTCAAGGTGTGCCAGCGTCACCTGGCTTAGCCATTGGTAATTTATATGTTAGCTACCCCAAAGCTCAGTTAAGTGGCATCAGTTTGCGCAAAAGCGACAACAAGGAACAGCAATTATCGTTGTTTTATGGTGCCGTGCGACAAACTCGTGACGATTTAATGAACATGAGTGAGCGTATGCAAGGGGCGATCCCCGAAGATACTTTAGATATCTTTGAGATGTATCGTCACATGCTAGAAAGCGCAAGTTTAGGTGAAGAAATAACCGAGAAAATTGCTCAAGGTTGGTCCGCTGAAAGTGCCTTAAAACTGGTCATAGAACAATATGTGGTGCAATTTGAAGCGGTGGACGACGCTTATATTCGTGAAAGAGCCACCGATATTAAAGACTTGGGCAACCGAGTGTTGTATCACTTGCAGCAGGAAACCTCATCAAGGGTACATTTTCCCGAACAGATGATCTTAGTGGCAGAAGAAGTCACTGTCTCCTTGTTAGCTGAGTATCAAGATAAAAGCTTGAAAGCCATCGTTTCCTTACAAGGTTCAACCAGCTCGCATGCGGTTATATTGGCAAGAGCTCTAGGCTTTCCTGCTATTGTTGCTGTAGGTAATATTCCATTGAGTTTGTTTTCTGACAAACAGGCGGTTATCGATGGCTACTCAGGGGAAATCTATTTATCCCCGGATGAGGCAATATTAAATGAATATTGCCATTTAGTTAAAGAAGAGCAAGAGCTGCAGCAAATCGTTGCGCAAGTGGTTAACCTGCCGGCGGTAACCCAAGACGGTCGTTCAATCGAGTTATTACTGAACGCGGGCTTAAGCACTGAGTTTAACGAGTCGATGAAAAATGGTGCGGTTGGTATTGGTCTGTATCGTACTGAAATTCCATTTATGGAACGTAACTGTTTTCCATCGGAACAAGAACAAATTTGTTGGTACAAAACAGTATTAGAGTCGTTTCAACGTCAACCCGTGGTGATGCGAACCTTGGATATTGGCGGTGACAAAGCGTTGTCATACTTTCCAATTAAAGAAGATAATCCGTTTTTGGGATGGCGTGGAATTCGCGTAACCCTAGATCACCCTGAGATATTTTTGGTGCAAGTTCGTGCCATGCTAGCAGCCAATATTGGTCAGGGAAATTTGGAAATTATGTTGCCAATGGTGTCCAGTTTAAATGAAGTGGATGATGCTATACGCTTGATTAATCAAGCGTATTATGAGATTTCCAATGAAACAACACAGACGGTAGCAAAACCTAAAATCGGTATCATGATTGAAGTTCCGTCGGTGATTTTTCAGCTCAAAGAACTTGCAGAGAAAGTCGATTTTTTTAGTGTAGGCAGTAACGATTTAACCCAGTACTTACTGGCGGTTGATCGAAACAATGCTCGGGTTTCTGTGTTATACGATACCTATCATCCAGCCGTGTTAAGAGCCCTAAACCATATTGCCGAACAAGCTCAACTGAGTTTGATAGAGCTTAGTTTATGTGGCGAGTTGGCAAGTGACCCTGGCGGTGCTTTGTTATTAATGGCCATGGGATATGATAAACTGAGCATGAGCTCTCATAATATCCCTAAAATAAAGTGGGTCATTCGTAACGTCAGTTACGAGCAATCACAACAAATATTAACTCAATGCCTCATGTATAATACGTCCGATGAGGTTCATAACTACCTAAATGATCAGTTGGAATTACTGGGCTTAGGTGGTTTCGTTCGCGCTGGTAAATAG
- the ribF gene encoding bifunctional riboflavin kinase/FAD synthetase — translation MQLVRGIHNIRDAHNGCVLTIGNFDGVHLGHQRVVEALVEKAQQSNLIPAVMVFEPQPQELFNPQMAPARLSRLRDKYSLLAELGVKRLICVNFNHKFAAQSAEQFVEDLLVRKLGVKHLIIGDDFRFGKNRLGDFAMLQREGSKYGFDVTDTASFKVHQCRISSTEIRKALQQNDLAEAQVMLGRKYSIRGRVVHGDKQGRNLGFPTANVLLKRCVSPVSGVYVVQTNIAGQSYNGVANIGSRPTVRGIRQQLEVHIFDFKGNLYGKQIEVVLLKKLREEQRFASLTDLTAQIAIDAEQARQFCLQQG, via the coding sequence ATGCAACTGGTTAGAGGCATCCACAATATTCGAGACGCGCACAATGGCTGCGTGCTAACTATTGGTAACTTTGATGGTGTGCATTTAGGACATCAGCGAGTTGTTGAAGCGCTGGTTGAAAAAGCCCAACAGTCGAATTTGATCCCCGCCGTAATGGTGTTTGAACCACAACCTCAAGAATTATTTAACCCGCAAATGGCACCGGCAAGGTTAAGCCGTTTGCGCGATAAATATTCGTTGTTGGCAGAACTCGGCGTGAAGCGCTTAATTTGTGTTAATTTCAATCACAAATTTGCAGCACAATCAGCAGAACAGTTCGTCGAAGATTTATTGGTACGCAAACTTGGTGTAAAACACCTGATCATCGGTGATGATTTTCGGTTTGGTAAGAATCGCTTAGGTGATTTTGCCATGTTGCAACGAGAAGGCTCTAAATACGGTTTTGACGTAACCGATACCGCCAGTTTTAAAGTACATCAATGTCGTATTTCCAGCACCGAAATACGCAAAGCGTTACAACAAAACGACTTAGCAGAAGCACAAGTGATGCTTGGGCGAAAATACAGTATCCGTGGCCGTGTGGTTCACGGTGATAAACAAGGCCGAAATTTAGGTTTTCCAACCGCAAATGTCTTGTTAAAACGCTGCGTATCACCGGTCAGTGGTGTTTATGTGGTGCAGACCAATATAGCCGGTCAGTCGTATAATGGTGTCGCCAATATAGGTTCGAGACCAACAGTAAGAGGCATCCGACAACAGTTGGAAGTCCATATTTTTGATTTTAAAGGTAATTTGTACGGTAAACAGATAGAAGTTGTGTTACTGAAAAAGTTACGAGAAGAGCAACGATTTGCCTCTCTAACGGATTTGACCGCACAAATTGCCATAGATGCAGAACAAGCACGCCAATTTTGCCTACAGCAAGGTTAA
- a CDS encoding PEP-CTERM sorting domain-containing protein: MFKGKNLIGAMLLLVLSSFAAKASYMAPCDEMYIGVEQSYACDMGTVNNDKLNPLQVNVDMMFGYDDWEFLSKDESNSGQGQSGTFTFDPMDGYDIMVVLKGGAAANPDVYVGYWLDFESAYDAESDSYIFTWESPFVGPNGPIQDVSHVSFYARLCDEASTTDGLPSNCDGTNPPSEVPEPTSLLILASGLLGLRFARKRV; encoded by the coding sequence ATGTTTAAAGGAAAGAATCTGATTGGTGCTATGTTGCTGCTCGTACTCTCCTCATTCGCCGCCAAGGCCAGTTACATGGCGCCTTGTGATGAAATGTATATCGGTGTTGAGCAAAGTTATGCCTGTGACATGGGTACCGTCAACAATGACAAACTCAATCCGCTTCAAGTCAATGTAGACATGATGTTCGGTTATGATGATTGGGAATTCCTCTCTAAAGATGAAAGCAACTCAGGTCAGGGTCAATCAGGTACGTTCACCTTTGATCCGATGGACGGCTATGACATCATGGTTGTACTAAAAGGTGGTGCAGCAGCAAACCCAGATGTCTATGTTGGCTACTGGTTAGATTTTGAATCAGCGTATGATGCAGAATCTGACAGCTACATTTTCACTTGGGAGTCACCATTTGTTGGCCCTAATGGACCAATTCAAGATGTTTCACACGTCAGTTTTTACGCTCGCTTGTGTGACGAAGCATCGACCACCGATGGTCTGCCAAGCAACTGTGACGGTACCAACCCACCGTCAGAAGTGCCAGAGCCTACTTCGTTACTGATTTTAGCAAGTGGATTACTGGGATTACGTTTCGCAAGAAAAAGAGTTTAA
- the lgt gene encoding prolipoprotein diacylglyceryl transferase: MTFAAIQFPQIDPIIFSVGPVALRWYGLMYLIGFIFAMVYANKAADKSNGVWSRDQVSDLLFYGFLGVIVGGRVGYVLFYNFDYFLSDPLYLFKIWTGGMSFHGGLLGVLTAILLFARKEKKSFLQVGDFVAPLVPFGLGAGRIGNFINAELWGRETDVSWAMVFPSDPLGLARHPSQLYEFFLEGVVLFFMVYFVSKHTKATGVAGGTFLAGYGAFRFIVEFFREPDAHLGFIFSFISMGQILSLPMVIGGLALIIWGLNQHTNDTSNKQTKGAH, encoded by the coding sequence ATGACATTTGCAGCTATTCAATTTCCACAAATTGATCCCATTATTTTTTCCGTCGGCCCTGTTGCTTTGCGCTGGTATGGATTGATGTACCTAATTGGTTTTATCTTTGCCATGGTTTACGCCAATAAAGCGGCCGATAAATCCAATGGCGTGTGGAGCCGAGACCAGGTTAGTGACCTATTATTTTATGGCTTTCTTGGCGTCATTGTTGGCGGTCGAGTCGGCTATGTATTGTTTTATAATTTTGACTATTTCTTAAGTGACCCGCTGTATTTATTCAAAATATGGACCGGTGGCATGTCATTCCATGGCGGCTTACTAGGCGTATTAACGGCTATATTGTTGTTCGCCCGTAAAGAAAAAAAGTCCTTCTTACAAGTTGGTGATTTTGTCGCGCCACTGGTGCCATTTGGCTTAGGGGCAGGGCGCATCGGTAACTTTATTAACGCCGAGCTTTGGGGCCGAGAAACTGACGTCAGTTGGGCAATGGTTTTCCCAAGCGATCCATTGGGGCTTGCTCGCCACCCATCGCAATTGTATGAGTTTTTCCTCGAAGGCGTGGTATTGTTCTTTATGGTTTACTTTGTCAGTAAACATACAAAAGCGACTGGTGTCGCGGGCGGTACATTTTTAGCCGGTTATGGCGCATTTCGATTTATCGTTGAATTCTTTAGAGAACCAGATGCCCATTTAGGCTTTATTTTTAGCTTTATTTCTATGGGGCAAATATTGTCCTTACCTATGGTAATTGGTGGTTTGGCATTGATTATCTGGGGCTTAAATCAACACACAAACGACACAAGCAACAAGCAAACCAAGGGAGCGCACTAA
- the rpsT gene encoding 30S ribosomal protein S20, with protein sequence MANSKSAKKRAVQSEKRRQHNASRRSMMRTYVKKVIAAIEAGNKEVATQEMVAATPILDRYASKGLIHKNKASRVKSRLNAKIKAL encoded by the coding sequence TTGGCTAACTCTAAGTCTGCTAAGAAGCGCGCTGTCCAATCTGAGAAGCGTCGCCAACACAATGCTTCACGTCGCTCTATGATGCGTACTTACGTGAAGAAAGTTATCGCTGCAATTGAAGCTGGTAACAAAGAAGTTGCTACACAAGAAATGGTAGCTGCTACACCAATTTTAGACCGTTACGCAAGTAAAGGTTTAATCCACAAAAACAAAGCGTCTCGTGTTAAGAGTCGTTTAAATGCAAAAATCAAAGCTCTTTAA
- the mutH gene encoding DNA mismatch repair endonuclease MutH → MTRIPSSEHQLMKTAQSIAGFSLGDLAEQHKVAVPESLNREKGWIGLLLEKVLGAHAGSRPLPDFPELGIELKTLPINDQGKPLETTFVCVAPLTGITGETWETSHIRNKLNKVLWVPIISERHIPIAERIVCTPFLWQASQEQEQLLKDDWQELTDMIAMGEVEKINGSYGQVMQLRPKAANSKAKTQAFDKHGKPFMTLPRGFYLKTSFTQQILLDNLRVG, encoded by the coding sequence ATGACTAGGATCCCAAGTAGCGAACATCAACTTATGAAAACTGCGCAAAGCATCGCTGGGTTTTCATTAGGTGATTTAGCCGAGCAGCATAAGGTTGCCGTCCCTGAAAGTCTCAATCGAGAAAAAGGTTGGATTGGCTTACTGCTCGAAAAAGTATTAGGCGCACATGCCGGTTCAAGACCATTACCTGACTTCCCAGAATTAGGTATCGAATTAAAAACTTTGCCTATTAATGACCAAGGAAAACCTTTAGAAACAACCTTCGTTTGTGTCGCCCCACTTACCGGCATCACCGGTGAAACTTGGGAAACCAGTCATATTCGCAACAAGCTCAACAAAGTCTTATGGGTACCGATTATTTCCGAGCGGCATATCCCAATTGCTGAGCGCATCGTTTGCACACCTTTTTTATGGCAAGCGAGCCAAGAACAAGAACAATTATTAAAAGACGATTGGCAAGAACTGACCGATATGATTGCCATGGGAGAAGTCGAGAAAATAAATGGCAGCTATGGGCAAGTGATGCAACTTAGACCCAAAGCGGCAAATTCAAAAGCAAAAACTCAAGCATTTGATAAGCACGGAAAACCATTTATGACTCTACCTAGAGGTTTTTATTTAAAAACCTCATTTACCCAGCAAATACTGCTCGATAATTTACGAGTGGGATAG
- the rppH gene encoding RNA pyrophosphohydrolase, with product MIDAEGFRANVGIVITNGKGQVFWARRYNQHSWQFPQGGVDEGESAEQTMFRELYEEVGLKPHQVEVIATSKHWLKYRLPKRLIRHDSNPVCIGQKQKWFLLKLTCADEDVDLLHSSHPEFDDWRWVSYWYPVRQVVSFKRDVYRRVMKEFSPIALPKGQYENSDFRSSKPRKGHNQRRNHRRRKAKS from the coding sequence GTGATTGATGCCGAAGGCTTTAGAGCCAACGTCGGCATAGTAATTACAAATGGTAAAGGCCAGGTGTTTTGGGCCAGACGCTATAATCAGCATTCATGGCAGTTTCCGCAAGGTGGTGTCGATGAAGGTGAATCAGCTGAACAAACCATGTTTCGTGAATTATATGAAGAAGTTGGCTTAAAGCCACACCAAGTAGAAGTCATAGCAACGTCTAAGCATTGGTTAAAATATCGATTACCGAAACGCTTGATCAGACACGACAGCAACCCTGTATGTATTGGTCAAAAGCAAAAATGGTTTTTATTAAAGCTCACTTGCGCTGATGAAGATGTTGACTTGTTGCATTCCTCTCATCCCGAATTTGATGACTGGCGATGGGTAAGTTACTGGTATCCAGTACGACAAGTTGTATCATTTAAGCGCGATGTCTATCGTCGAGTGATGAAAGAGTTTTCGCCAATAGCGTTACCGAAAGGGCAGTACGAAAATAGTGATTTTAGATCGAGTAAGCCAAGAAAAGGCCATAATCAACGAAGAAACCACCGCCGTCGTAAAGCAAAAAGTTAG
- the murJ gene encoding murein biosynthesis integral membrane protein MurJ: MAKRLLKSGLIVSFMTLISRVLGLVRDIVIADKIGTSAGADVFFFANKIPNFLRRLFAEGAFAQAFVPVLSEYQHQDQANGTNESRELIAKVSGTLGVIVSVVTLFGMIASPVVVALFGFGWFVDWLNDGPNAAKFDLASSLLTITFPYLWFIALTALAGSVLNTLGKFAAAAFTPVLLNVCIILAAIFLSSQFEEPAYALAWGVFLGGLSQFLFQLPFLYRAGVLVKPSWGWRHPGVSKIRKLIVPALFGVSVTQINLLLDTLIASFLITGSISWLYYADRLLEFPLGLFGIAIATIILPSLSRLHASKDSGQFADTIGWALKVVSLLGWPAMAGLIVLAQPVIMVLFMRGEFSQQDVLHVSYALFAYMSGLISFMFIKILAPGYYARQDTKTPVIIGVKAMAANMAFNLMLAPVFGYVGLAIATALSATLNATLLYRGLAAKDIYHIDRATITIIVKLVISAAIMALALMWLSPEFALWVDMSLWQKVSNLIGLILSGAVIYFAAAAVLGLRPRHFIGK; encoded by the coding sequence TTGGCTAAGCGTTTGCTTAAATCTGGCCTAATAGTCAGTTTTATGACCCTCATATCAAGAGTACTGGGTTTGGTCAGAGATATCGTTATTGCTGACAAGATTGGTACCAGTGCGGGTGCCGACGTATTCTTTTTTGCAAACAAAATCCCAAATTTCTTGCGTCGATTATTTGCTGAAGGCGCATTTGCACAAGCTTTTGTGCCGGTATTGTCTGAATATCAGCACCAAGATCAAGCCAATGGCACAAACGAAAGCAGAGAGCTGATAGCTAAAGTCAGCGGTACATTAGGCGTCATTGTCTCGGTTGTCACCTTGTTTGGCATGATAGCCTCGCCTGTGGTGGTTGCGTTATTTGGCTTTGGCTGGTTTGTCGATTGGCTTAATGATGGCCCTAACGCCGCTAAATTTGACTTAGCATCAAGTTTGTTAACCATTACCTTTCCTTATTTATGGTTTATTGCCTTAACCGCGCTGGCAGGTTCCGTGCTTAATACCCTAGGTAAATTCGCCGCAGCAGCGTTTACACCCGTACTGCTCAATGTGTGCATTATATTGGCGGCGATATTTCTATCCAGTCAATTTGAAGAGCCAGCTTATGCCTTAGCCTGGGGAGTATTTCTTGGTGGTTTAAGTCAATTTTTGTTTCAGCTGCCGTTTTTGTATCGCGCAGGTGTATTAGTGAAACCGTCATGGGGTTGGCGCCATCCTGGTGTTAGCAAAATTCGCAAGCTTATTGTCCCGGCTTTGTTTGGCGTATCAGTGACACAAATTAATTTATTGCTTGATACCTTGATTGCCAGTTTCCTTATAACCGGTTCGATCAGTTGGCTTTACTATGCAGACCGTTTATTAGAGTTTCCGCTTGGTCTGTTCGGTATTGCCATTGCTACCATCATTTTACCGAGTTTATCGAGATTACATGCCAGCAAAGATTCTGGCCAATTTGCCGATACCATTGGCTGGGCATTAAAAGTGGTGAGTTTATTAGGCTGGCCAGCGATGGCGGGTTTGATTGTATTAGCGCAACCCGTGATTATGGTGCTATTTATGCGCGGTGAGTTCTCGCAGCAAGACGTGTTACATGTATCTTATGCGTTATTCGCCTACATGAGCGGTTTAATAAGCTTTATGTTCATAAAAATCCTCGCTCCAGGCTATTACGCGCGCCAAGATACCAAGACCCCTGTGATAATAGGTGTTAAAGCGATGGCAGCTAATATGGCGTTCAATCTAATGTTGGCACCGGTATTTGGCTATGTCGGGCTAGCCATTGCGACGGCTTTATCCGCAACATTGAATGCAACCTTGTTATATAGAGGCTTAGCGGCGAAAGATATTTATCATATCGACCGAGCAACGATAACCATCATCGTCAAATTAGTCATCAGTGCAGCCATTATGGCCTTGGCACTAATGTGGTTATCACCGGAATTTGCCCTGTGGGTTGATATGTCGTTGTGGCAAAAGGTCAGCAACTTAATTGGCCTTATCCTGTCCGGCGCAGTTATCTATTTTGCAGCAGCGGCTGTGCTGGGTCTTAGGCCACGCCATTTTATTGGTAAATAA
- a CDS encoding thymidylate synthase, which yields MRQYLDLCQRIIDEGVWVDNKRTGKRCLTVINADLQYDVANNQFPLITTRKSFYKAAIAELLGYIKGYDNAADFRALGARTWDANANENSVWLNNPYRKGEDDMGRVYGVQGRSWQKPDGGTVDQLKKVVDNLKNGNDDRGEIISFYNPGEFHMGCLRPCMHTHNFSLLGDTLHLTSFQRSCDVPLGLNFNQIQVFTFLALMAQITGHKAGTAFHKIVNAHIYEDQLDLMQNVQLKREPLAAPKLEINPDIKTLEDVEKWVTADDFKVVGYEHHDPIQYPFSV from the coding sequence ATGAGACAGTATTTAGATCTTTGTCAACGCATTATCGACGAAGGTGTTTGGGTAGATAACAAACGTACCGGCAAGCGCTGTCTTACGGTTATCAATGCTGACTTACAATACGATGTGGCCAATAATCAATTTCCATTGATCACCACACGTAAAAGCTTTTATAAAGCAGCCATTGCGGAATTGCTTGGTTATATCAAAGGTTATGATAATGCCGCTGATTTTCGTGCGCTTGGCGCTCGTACTTGGGACGCCAACGCTAATGAAAACAGCGTATGGTTGAACAACCCATACCGTAAAGGTGAAGATGATATGGGCCGCGTCTATGGTGTACAAGGTCGTTCTTGGCAAAAGCCAGACGGCGGCACCGTAGATCAGTTAAAGAAAGTGGTCGATAATTTGAAAAACGGTAACGATGACCGTGGCGAAATTATCTCTTTCTATAACCCTGGCGAATTTCATATGGGCTGTCTACGCCCATGCATGCACACCCATAATTTCTCGTTACTAGGTGATACATTGCATTTGACGAGCTTCCAGCGTTCATGTGACGTACCATTAGGGCTTAACTTTAACCAAATTCAAGTGTTTACGTTTTTAGCCTTGATGGCGCAAATTACCGGTCATAAAGCGGGCACCGCTTTTCATAAAATTGTCAATGCGCATATCTATGAAGATCAGTTAGATTTAATGCAAAATGTTCAACTTAAACGTGAACCGTTAGCTGCACCTAAGTTAGAGATTAATCCAGATATTAAAACCTTGGAAGATGTCGAAAAATGGGTTACCGCGGATGACTTTAAAGTGGTTGGTTATGAGCATCATGATCCGATTCAATACCCATTTTCGGTATAG
- a CDS encoding PEP-CTERM sorting domain-containing protein — protein sequence MWKGKSIIGAVLILAFSAFGANASYMAPCEDRYIGIEQSFACDMGSETNDFIKDPLQVNVDMMFGYSDWMFLEKDEGENVPAESGMFTFDPIDGYDIMVVLKGGSAADPDVYVGYWLDFGAAFDEESGDYIFTWDSPFIGPNGQMQEVSHISFYARMCNEDEVSTTSDLPSSCDGTNPPSEVPEPTSLLILASGLLGLRFARRRA from the coding sequence ATGTGGAAAGGAAAAAGTATAATAGGTGCCGTGTTAATACTCGCGTTTTCAGCATTCGGGGCAAACGCAAGCTACATGGCTCCATGTGAAGATAGATACATTGGTATCGAACAAAGCTTTGCATGTGATATGGGCTCAGAAACTAATGATTTCATTAAAGACCCGTTACAAGTTAACGTAGACATGATGTTTGGTTACAGTGATTGGATGTTCCTTGAGAAAGACGAAGGGGAAAATGTTCCTGCTGAGTCTGGGATGTTCACCTTTGATCCTATCGATGGTTATGACATCATGGTTGTACTAAAAGGCGGTTCTGCTGCGGATCCTGATGTTTACGTTGGCTACTGGCTTGATTTTGGCGCCGCATTCGATGAAGAGTCTGGCGACTACATATTCACTTGGGATTCTCCTTTCATCGGTCCTAATGGTCAGATGCAAGAAGTGTCACATATCAGCTTTTACGCTCGTATGTGTAACGAAGATGAAGTAAGCACAACAAGTGATTTACCGAGCAGCTGTGATGGTACGAACCCACCGTCAGAAGTTCCTGAGCCAACTTCACTGCTTATACTTGCAAGTGGTCTACTAGGATTACGATTTGCGAGACGCAGAGCTTAG
- a CDS encoding sulfite exporter TauE/SafE family protein, producing the protein MFLSVFLVCMLIGTLVGFLAGLLGIGGGLVIVPALVMLLPKFGVAKEIVMPIALASSLASIVVTSSMAAFNHHKLGNIPWRLTKKLMIFVAIGAVIGANLADLLPAKTLTWLFASFVIVLATYMLLSIRQTVQRDLPSKRVLKAVSAFTGVISSLMGISGGAVLIPFLTYCGMNLLHAIGISTACGMIVSLFGTMAFMIAGLGNPNLPDWSLGYIYWPAVLGIASTSTILARYGVKLANRLPVKTIKKVFAAFLILVAIKMMF; encoded by the coding sequence ATGTTTCTTTCGGTATTTTTAGTATGCATGTTAATAGGCACGCTAGTAGGGTTTCTTGCTGGCTTGCTTGGTATTGGTGGTGGCTTGGTTATTGTGCCGGCATTGGTCATGCTGTTACCGAAGTTTGGTGTTGCCAAAGAAATTGTCATGCCAATTGCATTAGCCAGCTCTTTGGCGTCGATTGTGGTTACCTCATCTATGGCCGCATTCAATCATCATAAACTCGGTAACATTCCATGGCGCCTCACTAAGAAGCTAATGATCTTTGTCGCAATTGGTGCGGTGATTGGTGCCAACCTGGCGGACTTGTTACCGGCAAAAACCTTGACTTGGTTATTTGCCAGTTTTGTCATCGTGCTGGCGACGTATATGTTGTTATCGATAAGGCAAACAGTGCAACGTGACCTGCCGTCTAAAAGAGTGTTAAAAGCGGTTTCAGCGTTCACGGGTGTTATTTCAAGCTTAATGGGCATCAGTGGTGGCGCCGTTTTAATCCCTTTTTTGACCTATTGCGGCATGAATTTATTGCATGCGATAGGTATTTCCACTGCATGTGGCATGATAGTGTCGCTTTTTGGCACAATGGCGTTTATGATAGCAGGTCTTGGAAATCCTAATTTACCTGATTGGAGCTTAGGATATATCTATTGGCCTGCGGTACTCGGTATTGCGTCAACGTCGACAATACTCGCTCGATATGGAGTGAAACTTGCCAACCGCTTGCCAGTGAAAACAATAAAAAAAGTTTTTGCCGCATTCTTGATATTAGTGGCAATAAAAATGATGTTTTAA